A single window of Neisseria sp. KEM232 DNA harbors:
- the guaB gene encoding IMP dehydrogenase, translated as MRIVEKAYTFDDVLLVPAHSQVLPRDVSLKTQLTRDISLNLPLLSAAMDTVTEARLAISMAQEGGIGIIHKNMTPEQQARAVEKVKRHESGIVKDPVTVAPDVLIGELLELRAQRKRKMSGLPVVKDGKVVGIVTNRDLRFENRLDLPVSAIMTPRERLVTVAEGTSIDEARELMHTHKVERVLVLNADDELKGLITVKDIIKTTEFPNANKDSEGRLRVGAAVGTGADTEERVRALVAAGADVIVVDTAHGHSQGVLDRVKWVKENFPGVQVIGGNIATAKAALDLVAAGADAVKVGIGPGSICTTRIVAGVGVPQLTAIHNVAEALKGTGVPLIADGGIRFSGDVAKALAAGASSVMLGGMFAGTEEAPGEIELYQGRSYKSYRGMGSLGAMSQGSNDRYFQDKQESADKYVPEGIEGRVPYKGPIVNIIHQLTGGLRSSMGYLGCATIRDMHEKAEFVEITSAGMSESHVHDVQITKEAPNYHR; from the coding sequence ATGCGTATCGTAGAAAAAGCCTACACCTTCGACGACGTCCTGCTCGTTCCCGCACATTCCCAAGTGCTGCCGCGCGACGTTTCCCTCAAAACGCAGCTCACCCGCGACATCTCGCTCAACCTCCCCCTCCTCTCCGCCGCCATGGACACCGTAACCGAAGCCCGCTTGGCCATTTCGATGGCGCAGGAAGGCGGCATCGGCATCATCCATAAAAACATGACACCCGAACAGCAGGCCAGAGCGGTGGAAAAAGTCAAACGCCACGAAAGCGGCATCGTTAAAGACCCCGTTACCGTTGCGCCCGACGTGTTAATCGGCGAACTGCTGGAACTGCGCGCCCAACGCAAACGCAAAATGTCCGGCCTGCCCGTTGTCAAAGACGGCAAAGTGGTCGGCATCGTAACCAACCGCGACCTGCGCTTTGAAAACCGCCTCGATTTGCCCGTGTCCGCCATCATGACCCCGCGCGAACGCCTCGTTACCGTGGCCGAAGGCACCAGCATCGACGAAGCGCGCGAACTAATGCACACCCATAAAGTCGAGCGCGTTTTGGTACTCAATGCCGACGACGAACTCAAAGGCCTGATTACCGTTAAAGACATCATCAAAACCACCGAATTTCCCAATGCCAACAAAGATTCCGAAGGCCGTCTGCGCGTGGGTGCGGCCGTCGGCACGGGCGCGGATACCGAAGAGCGCGTACGCGCACTGGTAGCGGCAGGCGCAGACGTTATCGTCGTCGATACCGCACACGGCCACAGCCAGGGCGTGCTCGACCGCGTGAAATGGGTTAAAGAAAACTTCCCCGGCGTGCAGGTTATCGGCGGCAACATCGCCACCGCCAAAGCCGCGCTGGACTTGGTTGCCGCAGGCGCAGATGCAGTGAAAGTGGGCATCGGTCCCGGCTCCATCTGCACCACCCGCATCGTTGCCGGCGTGGGCGTACCGCAGCTTACCGCCATCCACAATGTTGCCGAAGCCCTCAAAGGCACAGGCGTACCGCTGATTGCCGACGGCGGCATCCGCTTCTCCGGCGACGTGGCTAAAGCCCTTGCCGCAGGCGCGTCCAGCGTGATGCTCGGCGGTATGTTTGCAGGCACGGAAGAAGCCCCCGGCGAAATCGAACTCTACCAAGGCCGCTCCTACAAATCCTATCGCGGCATGGGTTCGCTCGGCGCAATGAGCCAAGGCTCGAACGACCGCTACTTCCAAGACAAACAGGAAAGCGCAGACAAATACGTGCCCGAAGGCATCGAAGGCCGCGTGCCCTACAAAGGCCCGATTGTCAACATCATCCACCAGCTCACCGGCGGCCTGCGCTCCAGCATGGGCTACCTCGGCTGCGCCACCATCCGCGATATGCACGAAAAAGCCGAGTTTGTCGAAATCACTTCCGCAGGCATGAGCGAATCGCACGTCCACGACGTACAAATCACCAAAGAAGCGCCGAATTACCACCGCTGA
- a CDS encoding helix-turn-helix domain-containing protein, with translation MKIYEKIRALREERQWSQEELAVRLGLSANGYAKN, from the coding sequence ATGAAAATCTACGAGAAAATCCGCGCGCTGCGCGAAGAGCGGCAGTGGTCGCAGGAGGAGCTGGCCGTGCGGCTGGGATTGTCGGCCAACGGCTACGCTAAAAATTGA
- a CDS encoding DUF4124 domain-containing protein yields the protein MHITRIAKALVLGGLLVSGSLYAAGSEVYRWKDGKGNVYSDVPRGLKPTQSTIINIRTHKVTPPASATTQPASVTTVGDPNAAPSLADQQSALNAKLAEQNKEAEKRNKEIEEQNKQTAEANCKTAQMNLSYAQSARTDKREALIERFNQDVSKYCK from the coding sequence ATGCACATTACCCGTATTGCAAAAGCATTGGTTTTGGGCGGCCTGCTGGTGTCCGGCAGTTTGTATGCGGCTGGTTCTGAGGTATACCGCTGGAAAGACGGCAAAGGCAACGTCTATTCCGACGTGCCGCGCGGCCTCAAACCCACCCAGTCCACCATCATCAACATCCGCACCCACAAAGTCACCCCGCCTGCCAGCGCCACCACGCAGCCCGCCTCCGTCACCACAGTGGGCGATCCCAACGCCGCGCCGTCGCTGGCCGACCAGCAGAGTGCGCTGAACGCCAAGCTGGCCGAGCAGAACAAAGAAGCGGAAAAACGCAACAAAGAAATCGAAGAGCAGAACAAACAGACCGCCGAGGCCAACTGCAAAACCGCGCAGATGAACCTGTCCTACGCGCAAAGCGCCCGCACCGACAAACGCGAAGCGCTGATTGAACGCTTCAACCAAGACGTTTCCAAATACTGCAAATAA